Sequence from the Desulfovibrio sp. TomC genome:
CATTAACAGATGGCAGATATCAGTCTTGGTGTATGCCCATCAAGGGCAGTAACGGTCATGCGTGGTGTCGTAGGACCAGTAGTCTCTTGACAGTTAAAAAGGATTACGAAAAGTGTCGATCTCTTAATAACTATGAAAAATGAGAACTATCTAGCTGTTTATTTAAGGTTACTTTCTAAAAAGCTTTTTTAAGTCCACACGAAGCCCGAAGAACCCAGGCTTCACTTCTGCTGATTCGATTAGTCTTGAAAGTAGACTGCCTTGAACGGTAGATTTTTCTAGATATTTTTGTATATCTTTGTTTGTTTGTAGTGAGTGTCTGTCGAAATTACAATCTGTAAAAACTGTGTTTTGGTCAAATTGTAAATTTGCAAGATTTGTTCTTTTTCTGCTAGTAATTCCTGCTTCTATCTCCTCAAGTTCGCAGAATGTTGAGTTCTGCGCATGAGTGGATTTAAAAGAAGAGTTGACAAGTTCTGATCCGTTGAATGTCGATCCTGAGCAATTGCAATAGTCGAAATTAGTGAAATTGAGGATGCATCCGTTAAACTTAGATCGAGGAATATTGCTGTATGTGAAGTCAGTTCGTTCGCATATGCTGTAGTTGAAAGAAGTCGAGAAGGCGCAGGCTCCAACAAACTTCGCACCATAAAGGTTTGCGCCGGTTAAGTCTGATGCTGTTAACTCAGAAAAACTTAAGTCAACTTTACGGAGGTGACACCCCCCGTACTTCTTTCCACCGAAGCGTAGGCCGGAAAGATTAATGCCTCTAAGATCGTTTTCGAGAAAAGGTGCAAATCCATGAGCAGTAAGGTAATTGTTCCACTCATGGAGTGTGTTATTCAATAATTTATTTTCCCTGTCATTGTTTGTAATTAGTGTTCGAATTTTCTCTCTATAGTCCGTGACGTCTCGAAATAAAGCACACCATCTGGACCTGAGCGAAAATGTCTGGGTAATCCCATCCGTACCCAAGAGAGTGTTAGAAATATTTGACTGAAGTTTGTCTAGTTTTGGCCACGGAACGATGATTGCCCCATTTAAATGCATTTGTGTGAAGCCGACCATTTCTTGAATTGGTGGGGGGAGGTAGTTCCCGGTCGAGTCAATCACTTTCCCGCAGTAGTTGCAGGGATTAACCGAGCAAAAATCGTCTGCATCAATGTCTTTATATCTTCCAGCCCAAGTGTTCCATGCCTCAATGGCCTCTTCTCTGGTTTTCATCTCTTACCTCCACGGGAGTCACGTATGCGCCACGACGAAAAGGGCGAAAGGCCAAAGCCTTCCGCCCGAAATACCTTCGCCGGATCGTCGCTATTTAGGCGGCGGCCGCAGCGGCCTCGACCGGCAGCACGTGGATGCGGGTCTTGACCTTGTTGTTGCGCGAATACTTTTCGAACTTCACCACGCCGTCCACCAGGGCGAACAAGGTGTAGTCGCGGCCCATGCCCACGCCGTCGCCGGGGTGGAACTTGGTGCCGAGCTGGCGCACCAGGATGTTGCCGGCCAGAACCTTCTGACCGCCGAAACGCTTGACGCCACGCCGTTGGCCGGCGCTGTCGCGGCCGTTTCTGGAGCTGCCGCCTGCTTTTTTATGTGCCATCTCGCGACTCCTTCAAAAGATGAAACTAGACCTGGATGGACTTCACGGTCAGCTGGGTATAGCCTTGGCGATGACCCTGCTTCTTGTGGGAATCCTTGCGGCGGCGTTTGTGGAAGACCACGATCTTCTTGCCCTTGACATGACCCGCCACCTCACAGGTGACGGCCGCGCCGGAAAGATAGGGTGCGCCGACTTTGACGTCGGTTCCGCCGACCATGAGCACCTTGTCCAGCACGTATTCCGAGCCGGCATCGGCCGCAACGAGGTCCACGGTGATGGTGGCCCCTTCCTGGACCTTGTATTGCTTGCCGCCAGCCAAAACGATTGCGTACATAGGGATGACCTCCGATAGGGAAGAGGAGTTCTTTATTCCGGGTTTAGCCCGGGGTCAAGTTCTTTTTGCGCCAAAGACGATCCGGTGGCCAACAGCCGGGCGCGGCGGGCGCGCAGGATGTCCAGGGTGGCGATGTCCACCCGAAGGCTGCCCCGGCCCCGGCCCAGCTCCACCCCGGGTTTGGCAGCGCCGTGAAAGTCCGATCCGCCCGACACGGCCAGCCCGAGTTTGCGGGCCAGGGCCAGATACTCGAGCGTCTGGTACTGGGAATGTTCGGTATAAAAGGCCTCGATGGCGTCCAGGCCGGCGTCGCGGTAGCGGGCCACGGTTTCGGCCAGGGCCGGGCCGGACAGGCCCAGGAGATAGGGATGGGCCAGAACAGCCAGACCGCCTTCGGCATGGAGCAACCCAATGGCATGTGTCAGCGTCAGCTTGTCCTTGGGCACATAGGCCTTGCCATAGGCCCCCAGAAAGCGGGTAAAGGCTTCCTTGAAGCTCGACACCACGCCCTGGGCCAAAAGGGCCTGGGCGATATGCGGCCGGCCGACCGCCCCCTGGGCCAGGGCCGTGACGGAGGCGTAATCGAGCGAGACGCCCAGGGCCTTGAGTTTTTCCAGAATGCGGTGGTTGCGGTCGTGGCGGCGCTCCCGCAGCCAGTCCAGGCGTTCGGCCAGACGGCCGGGGCTGTCCGGTAAAAAAAGCCCGACCAGGTGGATGCTGCCCCGGTCGTCGGCCACGGACAGTTCCACCCCGGCCACCACGTCCAGGCCATGCTTTTCCCCGGCGGCCCGGGCTTCGGGCAGCCCGGCCAGGGTGTCGTGGTCGGTGATGGCCACGGCGACCAGGCCAAGGCCGGCGGCCCGGTCCACCAGTTCCTTGGGAGCAAGGGTTCCGTCCGAGGCCGTGGTGTGGGTGTGCAGATCAATAAACGCCATGCCCGACCCTAGCCCGCCCCGGCCAACTTGTGAACCTCCATTGCGCCTGCCGTCCGATTTGGCTATTACCAGAACACACTCTCGCCAAAGGAGACCGTTCGTGAGCATTCATCCTGATCTGCTGACCATCCTGGCCTGCCCCAAATGCAAGGGCGCGCTGACTGTTGTCGATGCCGAGGCCGGACTGGCCTGTCCGCCCTGCGCCGTGGTCTACCCGGTGCGCGACGATATTCCCATCATGCTGGTGGAAGAGGCCGTGGCCCGCGCCGACTGGGACGCCGGCAAACGCTCGGTCAAAGACGACGCCGCAAAATAACGTCAAAGCCCGAAGCGCCATGCTCGGGCGGGGAGCCGCAATGGGCAAACTGCACTTGACGCCGTGGATGGCCCTGGCCGAAATCGGCAATGAGGCCGGTCGGATGATGGACGAGGCCGCAGCCGGAGCCAGGGAATGCGCCTTTGCCTGGCAGCCGGCGGCGGATGTGGTGGAAACGGCCGACGAGTTTCGGGTGACCCTGGAACTGGCCGGCGTGGCCCGGGAGGATGTGGCCGTGGAAATCCGGGGCCGGGAACTGATCATCCAGGGCCACCGGCGTTTTGAAAAAGACGCCCGGGGCGGGGTGTATCAGGTGCTGGAGCGTTCCTACGGGCCTTTTGCCCGCAGCTTCCTGCTGCCCAAGGGCGTGGCCCGCACCGAGATTGCGGCGGTCATGAAGGACGGCCTGCTGGAGGTGCGTCTGCCCAAGATCCTGCCCGAGCGCCTGTGCCGCCGCATTCCCATTAGTTGACGCAAAAAAACCCTCACTACCGCTGCGGAGGCCTGCCATGGGTCGCATTGCCCTGTGGGCGATACGCCTTTTTGTCTGCTTCTTTCTGGTGATTTCCCTTTTTCTTGCTGCGTCCGGTCCAGCGGCCGCGGCTCCCACCGGCCGGGAACTGCGCCAGACCCCGGTGGTTGCGGCGGTGGCGGCCGTGGGCCCGGCCGTGGTCAACATCACCTCGGCCAGGACCGTGGAGCGCCGGGGCAGCCGGGGGCCTTTTTTCGACGACGAGCTGTTCCGGCAGTTTCTCGGCCAGGACGGCCCTGCTCCCCGGCAGCAGACCCAGGAGAGCCTGGGCTCCGGGGTCATCATCGACGGCAAGGCCGGGCTGGTGTTGACCAATGCCCACGTCATTGCCGGCGGCACGTCGATCAAGGCCCGGCTGCAGGACGGGCGCGTCCTTGAAGCCTCCCTGGTCGGCGCGGATCCGGATTTCGACGTGGCCGTGCTGCGTCTGTCCGGCGGCGGCGACCTGCCCCAGGCGGCCATGGGCGACTCGGCCGACATCATGATCGGCGAAACGGCCATCGCCATCGGCAATCCCTTTGGCTACACCCACACCGTCACCACCGGGGTCATTTCGGCCGTCGGCCGGTCGCTCAAGCACGAGGGCGGGGCCTATGCCGATCTGATCCAGACCGACGCGGCGATCAATCCCGGCAACAGCGGCGGGCCGCTGGTCAATCTGGCCGGGCAGGTCATCGGCATCAACATGGCCATCCAGGCCGGGGCCGAGGGCATCGGCTTTGCCATCCCCATCAACAAGGCCCGGCGGGTGGTGGCCGAACTGATGCACGGCGGCCGGGTGACGCCGGCCTGGCTCGGGGTCACGGGCCAGGACGTGGATGTCCGGGCGGCGCGCTATTTCGGCTTGAATCGCCCCCGCGGGATGCTGGTGACCGAGGTGGCCCCGGGGACGCCGGCCGAAAAGGCCGGGCTGCGGCCGGGCGATCTGGTGACGGCGGTTGGCGGGACGGAGCTGGACGACAAGGACCAGTTCCGGGGGGCGCTGGCCACGTCCACGGTGGGCGAAAACCTGACGCTGACGGTGCGGCGGGGCGAAAAGGAACTGAAGATCGCTGTTGCGCCGGCTGCTTTTGGCGAGCGCGAGGCTGCCGCCCTGGCGGCGTCGCGCTGGGGGCTTACGGTCGGTTTTGGTCGCGGCGTGGCGGTGTCGGCGGTGACGCCGGGCTCTCCTGCCGCCCGGCTGGGGCTCAAGCCCGGCGACGTGCTGGTCCAGATCGGCGGGGAAAAGCTCACGTCCCAGGCCGAATTCATCCGGGCCGTCTACGTCAATCGCTTAAACCGGACCATCCTGGTCATGATCGAGCGCAACGGCCGGGGCTATTACGCCCGCATGGGCGTGGAGTAGGCCGACGGTCCAGGCGCGCCGGCGCTGGGCCAGGGCGCACAAACGTATTCCCTGTGCCGGGGTCCGGGGGGCGAACCGCCTCCCCGGCCCCGGAGGTATCTTCCCGTCTCTTCCCGCTTCACTGCCGCCCGCCGACGAGACAACGCACCCAGTCAAATAAAACGCCCCCCAGGTGGGATTCCAAAGGGCTCAGCCCTTTGGCCGCCGGAGGCCCTCTTCCCTCTCTCATCCACCTCCCTCTCACCTCCCCCTAGCGCAGTCGCTCGGCGTAGCGCATGGGCAGGCCGCGTGCGGCCATTTTGCGGATCACGGCCTCGATGTCGTAGGGGACGGCCCGGATGGTCAGGACGTGGGTCTTGGTGTCGAAAAGGCCGTACTTGGCTCGGTTGTCGCCGTCCCGGGGCTGGCCGACGGCCCCGACGTTGACGATGTGGCGGGCGGCCGGGTCCAGGGGATTGTCGCCGATGTCCAGCTCGAAGCGGTCCACCTCGCGTCCGCGGAGCGTCGCCCCTTCGAGCATGTGGGTGTGGCCGACCAGGGACACCGGCTCCGGGGTACGCAGAAAGGCCCGGCGCAGGGTCGTTTCGCCGGCCTCGAAAAGATAGGCGGTGGTGTCGTTGGGCGGCAGGCCGTGGACCAGCCGGCAGCCGGCCGCCACCAGCGAGGTCGGGTAATTGGCGATGCGGGCCAGATCGTGGGGGCCAAGCAGTTCCCGGGTGCGCAGGAGCGCCTCCAGGGCCTGGGGGTTAAAGGTCCCCCGGCGCGACGGGTCCACCGCGGCCCATTCATGGTTGCCGCGCACGCTGGCGATGTTCCGCTTGGCGAGCACTGCAAGCACGGCCTGCGGGTCCGGCCCATAGCCGATATTGTCGCCCAGGCTGACCACAAGGTCGGCTTGGCAGGCCTTGCAGTCGGCCAAAACGGCGGTCAGGGCTTCGAGGTTGCCGTGGATGTCGGCGATGGCGGCGAGCAGCATGGCAGGGATAGTGGCAGTTTTGGCGGCCCGGGACAAGGGAGGCGTCCGGGGTGGGGGCGTTGGTGTACGGGGGGTGCGGCAACGCTCGATGGACTGGAGGCGTGGGCGTGTCCGGGAGGGGCTGGGGGTTGCGGCGCTACAGCCGGTTTTGCTGCGGTTGGCGCGTGGCAACCGCGCGCCATACGATGCAGCCTGCCTCTGGGAATGCGATGCCAGGGCGACAAAAGAAGGACGCGTCCCCGGGGCCTATCCGCCGGGGACGCGTCATGGAGCGTGGAGGTATGGTGCGGGGGTTATGCAGGAGATGTGTTTGGGTGCGTCAGTGCCCTAGTTGAAATACTTGTTTTGCAGCCATTGCTTGATGGCGCCGCTGGGGGCGTAAACGCCCTTGTTAAACCCGGTTTCTGCCATGAAATCCTTGGCCAGATCCTCGGGGATTTCAAAGGCGGCAACTTCCACGCAGTCCTCGGAGTTGCGGCGCACCAGGGACAACTGCGGCGTCCCGGTCCAGGTGTTGACCACGAAATAGGTGGAAAAATCGTTCTTCGAGGTGACGGGCTTATGTTGGGCGTGCCAGGAGTTGTTGCCCCACTCCAGGTACAGCGTCACGGCGTCTTCCGGGGTCATGTCCCAATCGATGACAAGGCCGGACAGGTCGTGCTGGGTCTGCATGTGCATCCTCCGTAGGGTTTAGGCACAGAAATGTTCGACAAGCGATATGGGACAAATCTAATCCATTTTGTCTTATGGTCAAGCCAGAATTGCAAAAAAGGCGGAAAGAATTGGGCCTATTCTATGCAACAATGCTAAATTAATAGGTAAAGTTTATTTGGCTGTTGGCCTTGGGTGGAGAGGTCGACCCGACCCGACCCGGCACTGGCCTGGTCTCGCCTGTCGCTCGGCCCGGCCAGGACGTGCCCGGGGAGCTGAGGCCGCCAAAACAATCCGGCCCCGAAGCAGGCACAACGCCTGTTCCGGAGCCGGACGTTTGGGAGGGGGAACTTCGTCTCAACCATCAGGGCGGGAGCGCCCTTTCCTTGGACCCGACCCCGTCGGGCGGTGCGGGGGGAGCATCCCCGGCGGGGCGCGGGGCAGTGCCCCGCATCTTTCGCTTCGCGCCCGGCCGCGCCAGGCCGGGGCTCACGTTCGGGAAAAGCCGTGTTCTTGTTCGGCGCGGCAACAATCTGCAATGATGTGTTGTTGTGAGCGCAGTTCTAGCCGGCGAGGCGGCGGGCCTTGGCCTCCTTGCGCCGTTCCTCGCGATAGGCCCTGACGGCGTCCAGTTTGGCCGGGGGCAGGACGGTTGCCAACCGGGCATCGGTTTCCTGGCCGATCTGACGCAGATCGTCGCGCAGCCCCCTCAGGCCGGCCAGCCCCGGGGTGGCGGCCAGACGGGCGCGGGCCATGTCCTGGCGTTTTCTGGTCTGCTCGATGAGGATGGGGCGCACGGCCGAGAGCTCCTGGGGGGTGAACTGGACCCGGGCGGCGAGGCCTTGAAGGAAGCCGTCCACCAGGGTTTCGGGGGGCGTGTCGAGCCGGGTCGGCACATCGGCGGCCCGGACCGGCAGACAGGACAGGATCAGGAAGGCGGAGAGGACCAGAACGGCCGTCATGATCAGGGTGGCGAGTGTTTTATTTTTGAGCAAGGCGAACCTCCGCACGAGACGGTCTGCGTCTCCTGTGCCGGGGAGGTCGGGGAGGGGGCGGCTCCGGTTACAGGCAGCGGCCGGGAACCGCCCTGGCCCGGTTTCCGGCCGGTTTTCTTCCAGTGGCGATTTGGCGCGCAGGGGCGTAGTGTCTATTTCCGTGAAGTGTTTGGCGAAGCTGGCCGGGGGAGAACATTTCCGCCCGTAAGGGAGCGTGCGATATGGCACAACTGAAAACAGGGAAGGCGACAGAAATCACGTGTTGCCCCTGTCTGGGGGCAAGGCAGCGGACGCCGCACAGGGCTTGCGGCGTCCGGCTGGCGCTCCTGGCCTGGCTGGTTGCGCTGGTGCTGGCCCCGGGTGCGGGGCAGGCCGTGGAACTGTCTCCCCCGGAGGCCCGGTATGTCGAGGAACACGGCCTGGTCACCCTGTGCGTGGACCCGGACTGGGCGCCCTTCGAGTCGATCAATGCCCAGGGTGCGCACGAGGGCATTGCCGCCGACCTGCTTCGGCTGGTGGCCGAGCGTACCGGCCTGCGCTGGCAGCTGGTGCCGACCGCCTCCTGGGACGAGAGTCTGGCTGCCTCCCGGGACGGGCGCTGCCAGCTGCTAAGCTTCCTCAATAAAACGCCGCAACGGGAAGAATGGCTCATCTTCTCCCGGCCGCTTTTCAGCGACGTCAACGTCTTCATTACCCGCGAAGAGCACCCCTTCATTTCCGATCCGGGAAAGCTCGCCGGCGAGAGCATCGCCTTTCCCTCGGGCACGGCCATGGAAGAACTCGTGCGGCGCGACTATCCCAACCTGACCATCCACACCACCGCCACCGAAGACGAGGCCATCGGCATGGTTGCCGCCAAAAAAGCGGACATGACCATGCGCTCGCTTATTGTCGCGGCCTACACCATCAAAAAGCAGGGGCTTTTCAATCTCAAGATTGCCGGCCAGCTGCCCTATTATTCCAATAACCTGTGCATTGGCATCGCAGGGAATGACGAACGCCTGCGAGACATTGTGAACAAAGGCATCGCCAGCATCACCACGGCCGAGCGGGCGGCCATCGAGAACCGGCACGTGTCCATCAATGTCCAGACCGTGACCGACTACGGCAATCTGGCCAAGGTGCTGGGGGTGGTCCTGGCGCTGGCTGCTCTGGGCGGGCTGTGGGCCTGGAAGATCAAGCGGCTCAACGCGGCCCTGCGCAAAGAGATCGAACGCAGGGAGGAGCTCGAGCGGATGCGCGACGATGTGGAACAGATTATCCGCCACGATCTGGTCACGCCCCTGTCCGGGATCATCAGCATCCCGGAGTTGCTTGAGGGAGAGAAAAATCTGACCCGGCAACAGCAGGAACTCCTGCACCACGCGGCCAACTCGGGCCGGCGGATGCTGGCCACCATCCGTCTGGCCGGCGCGTTGTCCCGGATGGAGAAGGGGACCTACGCGGTCGCCCTGGCCGACTGCGACGTGCTTGACCTGCTCCGGGGCATCCGGGCCAATCTGGAGAGCCTTTTTGTGCCCAAGCGGCTTGGCTTCACCGTGCTTGTGGACGGGCGCACGGCCGCCGCCGGGGAGCGGGTGTTGGTGCGCGGGGACGCGAATTTGCTCGGCAACCTGTTTGAGAACCTGATTAAAAACGCTGCCGAGGCGTCGCCGGTGGACGGGGAGGTGGCCCTTGCCCTGGACACGGCCGCCAAGACGTTTTCCATCCGCAACCAGGGCGAAGTGCCGGCCGGGATCGTGGCGACCTTTTTCGAGAAATACGTCACCAGCGGCAAGACGTTCGGCACCGGGCTTGGCACCTATTCGGCCCGGATCATTGCCCGGGCCCATGGCGGCGACGTGACCCTCGACGCCTCGGAGCCGGGCGCGACCACGGTGCGGGTGTCGCTGCCCGGGGTTGGGGGCGCATCCGGCTCCTGATCCCCAACGATTCGGTTTTGACCCAGTCGGCTTTTTGCATCCCTGCCGGGCGGCCCGGCTTCGTCGGGTCCTCCAGGGGACCCTGGCCCCTGGATCAGCCGCAGCGGCGGCAGGCAGCCAGGGCGGCGGCGGCAGACAGGGCCACGGTGGTGGGGACGAGCTGCCAGCCGTTGTAGAAGTCAAAGGCGGCCGGGTCCTCTGAGGCCGCAGTCAGAGCGGCCAGCAGGGTGCGCGAGGGATCGGGCTTGAGGTTGGCCAGGGCCAGACAGGCCAGCCCCCGGGCTTCGGGGTCGCAGTCGGCAACGGCGCCGGTCAGTTCGGGCAGGGCCCGGGCGGCCAGCGCCGGAGCAGCCTCGGCCAACCGGACAATGGCCCACCAGACGCCCCGACGCAGCGGGGCGTGGTCGATAAACGTGCAATCGCCGTCCAGGTCCTGCACATAGGAAATAAGGATGCGGTGGTAGTCGGCGGCCAGGACAGGCGTCCGGGCCAGGGTCTCGCCCATGCATTGGGGGATGCCCCAGGCGATGTTGCCGGACTCTTCGTTGGCCCGCCACATGAGGTTGCGCCAGACCTCCCGGGCGTCTTCCAGCCGCGCCTCGGCCAGTTCGGCCATGGCCGCGCCAAAGGCCGTGACGGCGCGCCAGGAAATGAGCGGATCGCGGTCGAGGAGCAGGGAGAAAAGCGGTCCCAGGCGCACGGCCGGGGCAATGTCGCCGATGGCGGCCAGGGCCGGCCCGGGGTCGGGACCGGCCAGGGCCGTGCGGATGACCGGGAGCAATTGGCGGCGTGAAACCATGGGTGGTCCTTGGGACCCGTACCGGCCGGGGAGGCGTTCCCGGGCCGGCGGGGATGCAGGAAGGGCGTGTTGCGATCTGCCCATCGCGGCGACGGCATGTCAGGACGCTACACGCCAATGGATACTGTCAATTCGCCAAAACCAGCCATGCAGCTTGGGCCGCACGCCGGTTTCCCCGGGGCCAGACCTCGTCCGCCCGACCAGCTTGCCGGCCAACGCCAAGAACCCCTTTCCAAACTTCTCCAAGTGCAGGGGTCCGGGGGGATCATCCCCCCGGCCGCCGGAGGCATCTCTCTCTTTGCTACTGGCCCTTGGCCAGACCTTCCTCGATCTCGCGCACCATGCCGGGATGGGGCTCGAAGCCGGTCTCCCGGGCGCGATCCATGAATTCCTTGGCCTTGACGAAGTCGTTCTGCTCCATGGCCACCAGGGCCAAGTTGTTCAGCGCCGGGCCGAACATGGGTTCGATTTCCAGCGCCTTGACGCTGAAGTGTTCGGCGGCGGCGATGTCGCCCTTCATGAACATGGCGCTGCCAAGGGTGCCCAGGGCCTGGACGTATTTGGGATCGATCTTGACCGCCCGGCGCAGGGATTTTTCTGCCTTGTCCACATCGCCGCGCTGGAGATGGACAAAGCCGATGTTGCCAAAGGGCACGGCGAAAAGCGGTCTGGCCCGGCCGGCCTTCTCGTTCCATTCCAGGCAGCCGTCGAGGTCGCCCTTGTTCATGGCCAACCCGCCGAGCTGGACATAGCCCTCGGCCAGACTGGGGGAGCATTCGACCGCCTGGAGGAATTCCGCCTCGGCCTCGACCAGACGGCCCTTGGCCACATAGGCCGTGCCCAGGTTGTAGTGGGTCACGCCGCAACCGGGATTGCCGGCCAGACGTTTTTTCAGTTCGTCAATGAATTCGTCAGGGGTCTGCGCGGTGTAGTCCATGAAAAATCCTTCTCAGGGTTATTTTGCCGGGCCAAGGTCGGCTTCGATGCCTTCCCGGGCCAGCAGGTCTTTGTACCATTTGCAAAAGGCGTACATGCCCCGGTGGCGTTCCGAGCCGGTCATGACGCCCAGGCACAACTCCCAGGCCCCCTTGCCAAACTCTTCGGACGAGCCGGGGACGGTGGCCAGAAATTCGGCGATGAGCTGTTGGCTGGTGCGCCGGGAGGCGTCCTCGCGCAGGTCCAGCGGGTCCATCGGTTCCTGGAACGGGTCCCAGACGTCATAGCCGACCTTGTCGATGAATTTGCGGCGACGGGGTTTGACCTTGTCGTAGATGGCGCGCTTGAGCGTGGCCAGTTCTTCGGGGCTGTGGGCCATCTCAGTCCTCCTTGTCAGACGGCGCGCCGTCCGGGCCGGGCAGGACCCAGGACGTGGAGCCGCCGCAGGATGCGCAGGCCGAGGAACCGGCGGTCTGGCCGCAGGAGCCGCAGTCCGAAGACGGGGCGCTGGCGCCAAGCGTGGCCTGGAGCGGCTGCATCTGGGGCTGGCGTTGCGGCTGCGGGGCCGGACCCTCGGGGATCTGGACCATATCGTCTTCGGTCAGGATGCCGAGGTA
This genomic interval carries:
- a CDS encoding tetratricopeptide repeat protein gives rise to the protein MDYTAQTPDEFIDELKKRLAGNPGCGVTHYNLGTAYVAKGRLVEAEAEFLQAVECSPSLAEGYVQLGGLAMNKGDLDGCLEWNEKAGRARPLFAVPFGNIGFVHLQRGDVDKAEKSLRRAVKIDPKYVQALGTLGSAMFMKGDIAAAEHFSVKALEIEPMFGPALNNLALVAMEQNDFVKAKEFMDRARETGFEPHPGMVREIEEGLAKGQ
- a CDS encoding metallophosphoesterase family protein, translated to MSRAAKTATIPAMLLAAIADIHGNLEALTAVLADCKACQADLVVSLGDNIGYGPDPQAVLAVLAKRNIASVRGNHEWAAVDPSRRGTFNPQALEALLRTRELLGPHDLARIANYPTSLVAAGCRLVHGLPPNDTTAYLFEAGETTLRRAFLRTPEPVSLVGHTHMLEGATLRGREVDRFELDIGDNPLDPAARHIVNVGAVGQPRDGDNRAKYGLFDTKTHVLTIRAVPYDIEAVIRKMAARGLPMRYAERLR
- a CDS encoding trypsin-like peptidase domain-containing protein — translated: MGRIALWAIRLFVCFFLVISLFLAASGPAAAAPTGRELRQTPVVAAVAAVGPAVVNITSARTVERRGSRGPFFDDELFRQFLGQDGPAPRQQTQESLGSGVIIDGKAGLVLTNAHVIAGGTSIKARLQDGRVLEASLVGADPDFDVAVLRLSGGGDLPQAAMGDSADIMIGETAIAIGNPFGYTHTVTTGVISAVGRSLKHEGGAYADLIQTDAAINPGNSGGPLVNLAGQVIGINMAIQAGAEGIGFAIPINKARRVVAELMHGGRVTPAWLGVTGQDVDVRAARYFGLNRPRGMLVTEVAPGTPAEKAGLRPGDLVTAVGGTELDDKDQFRGALATSTVGENLTLTVRRGEKELKIAVAPAAFGEREAAALAASRWGLTVGFGRGVAVSAVTPGSPAARLGLKPGDVLVQIGGEKLTSQAEFIRAVYVNRLNRTILVMIERNGRGYYARMGVE
- a CDS encoding Hsp20/alpha crystallin family protein, translated to MGKLHLTPWMALAEIGNEAGRMMDEAAAGARECAFAWQPAADVVETADEFRVTLELAGVAREDVAVEIRGRELIIQGHRRFEKDARGGVYQVLERSYGPFARSFLLPKGVARTEIAAVMKDGLLEVRLPKILPERLCRRIPIS
- a CDS encoding Trm112 family protein — protein: MSIHPDLLTILACPKCKGALTVVDAEAGLACPPCAVVYPVRDDIPIMLVEEAVARADWDAGKRSVKDDAAK
- a CDS encoding PHP domain-containing protein, which codes for MAFIDLHTHTTASDGTLAPKELVDRAAGLGLVAVAITDHDTLAGLPEARAAGEKHGLDVVAGVELSVADDRGSIHLVGLFLPDSPGRLAERLDWLRERRHDRNHRILEKLKALGVSLDYASVTALAQGAVGRPHIAQALLAQGVVSSFKEAFTRFLGAYGKAYVPKDKLTLTHAIGLLHAEGGLAVLAHPYLLGLSGPALAETVARYRDAGLDAIEAFYTEHSQYQTLEYLALARKLGLAVSGGSDFHGAAKPGVELGRGRGSLRVDIATLDILRARRARLLATGSSLAQKELDPGLNPE
- the rpmA gene encoding 50S ribosomal protein L27 — translated: MAHKKAGGSSRNGRDSAGQRRGVKRFGGQKVLAGNILVRQLGTKFHPGDGVGMGRDYTLFALVDGVVKFEKYSRNNKVKTRIHVLPVEAAAAAA
- a CDS encoding transporter substrate-binding domain-containing protein, with translation MAQLKTGKATEITCCPCLGARQRTPHRACGVRLALLAWLVALVLAPGAGQAVELSPPEARYVEEHGLVTLCVDPDWAPFESINAQGAHEGIAADLLRLVAERTGLRWQLVPTASWDESLAASRDGRCQLLSFLNKTPQREEWLIFSRPLFSDVNVFITREEHPFISDPGKLAGESIAFPSGTAMEELVRRDYPNLTIHTTATEDEAIGMVAAKKADMTMRSLIVAAYTIKKQGLFNLKIAGQLPYYSNNLCIGIAGNDERLRDIVNKGIASITTAERAAIENRHVSINVQTVTDYGNLAKVLGVVLALAALGGLWAWKIKRLNAALRKEIERREELERMRDDVEQIIRHDLVTPLSGIISIPELLEGEKNLTRQQQELLHHAANSGRRMLATIRLAGALSRMEKGTYAVALADCDVLDLLRGIRANLESLFVPKRLGFTVLVDGRTAAAGERVLVRGDANLLGNLFENLIKNAAEASPVDGEVALALDTAAKTFSIRNQGEVPAGIVATFFEKYVTSGKTFGTGLGTYSARIIARAHGGDVTLDASEPGATTVRVSLPGVGGASGS
- the rplU gene encoding 50S ribosomal protein L21; its protein translation is MYAIVLAGGKQYKVQEGATITVDLVAADAGSEYVLDKVLMVGGTDVKVGAPYLSGAAVTCEVAGHVKGKKIVVFHKRRRKDSHKKQGHRQGYTQLTVKSIQV
- a CDS encoding pentapeptide repeat-containing protein — translated: MKTREEAIEAWNTWAGRYKDIDADDFCSVNPCNYCGKVIDSTGNYLPPPIQEMVGFTQMHLNGAIIVPWPKLDKLQSNISNTLLGTDGITQTFSLRSRWCALFRDVTDYREKIRTLITNNDRENKLLNNTLHEWNNYLTAHGFAPFLENDLRGINLSGLRFGGKKYGGCHLRKVDLSFSELTASDLTGANLYGAKFVGACAFSTSFNYSICERTDFTYSNIPRSKFNGCILNFTNFDYCNCSGSTFNGSELVNSSFKSTHAQNSTFCELEEIEAGITSRKRTNLANLQFDQNTVFTDCNFDRHSLQTNKDIQKYLEKSTVQGSLLSRLIESAEVKPGFFGLRVDLKKLFRK
- a CDS encoding DVU0298 family protein, with translation MVSRRQLLPVIRTALAGPDPGPALAAIGDIAPAVRLGPLFSLLLDRDPLISWRAVTAFGAAMAELAEARLEDAREVWRNLMWRANEESGNIAWGIPQCMGETLARTPVLAADYHRILISYVQDLDGDCTFIDHAPLRRGVWWAIVRLAEAAPALAARALPELTGAVADCDPEARGLACLALANLKPDPSRTLLAALTAASEDPAAFDFYNGWQLVPTTVALSAAAALAACRRCG
- a CDS encoding DVU0772 family protein: MQTQHDLSGLVIDWDMTPEDAVTLYLEWGNNSWHAQHKPVTSKNDFSTYFVVNTWTGTPQLSLVRRNSEDCVEVAAFEIPEDLAKDFMAETGFNKGVYAPSGAIKQWLQNKYFN